In a genomic window of Occallatibacter riparius:
- a CDS encoding alkaline phosphatase family protein, whose translation MISKVPHRKMIHPAPVSRKVMPPPLSYPGHHARSSTPASSFASQRTRRSVSPRTRTWIHPSFSSHIPASSWHRASGRVAGRCCVVSCPLRTLGALETGQPTAAVFHPPNEGIILMHKISRRGFLGTLGAASLAKAANAGAVSSFLLEEEEHALPSPHNSGIEHIVFVAMENRSFDHVLGWLPHANGKQAGLTYLNKSGQPHATYHLTDYQNCALADPDHSYAGGRIQFDGGRCDGWLRAATNDLFPIGYYEASDLSFLSQAATYWTTCDHYFAAILAPTYPNRFYMHAAQTDRLDQSTNLSTLPTIWDRLAAAGIDGRYFFNDVPFTALWGSKYLGITRPYAEFLAACEIGMLPQVSYVDPRFIDEASGTSNDDHPHADIRNGEAFLNQIYTAVTSSPAWQNTLLIMTFDEWGGFFDHVAPPLGPIPAADAAVGSDGRLGFRVPALIISPFARRHSLGRREFDHTSLLKLIEWRWNLAPLTVRDASANNLAAILNFDHPDLNAPVFAVPVGPFGGVCASGLTPEDPVPGGEQNEWFLIASLANQYGFPAAQ comes from the coding sequence ATGATCAGCAAAGTTCCTCATCGAAAAATGATTCACCCAGCACCGGTAAGCCGCAAAGTCATGCCGCCACCCTTGAGCTATCCGGGGCACCACGCTAGGAGCTCGACTCCAGCGAGTTCCTTCGCTTCGCAAAGGACGCGCAGGAGCGTAAGCCCGCGAACACGAACATGGATCCATCCTTCATTTTCATCGCATATCCCTGCTTCGTCTTGGCATCGAGCTTCTGGTCGAGTAGCCGGGCGGTGTTGCGTCGTTAGTTGCCCTCTAAGAACCTTAGGTGCATTAGAGACCGGCCAACCAACCGCCGCTGTTTTCCATCCACCTAACGAGGGCATAATCCTTATGCACAAGATATCGCGGCGCGGGTTTCTAGGTACATTGGGTGCGGCGTCGTTGGCTAAAGCGGCTAATGCTGGGGCGGTCTCCTCTTTCCTTCTCGAGGAAGAAGAGCACGCATTGCCTTCCCCGCACAACTCTGGGATCGAACACATTGTTTTCGTGGCGATGGAAAATCGCTCCTTCGATCACGTCCTGGGTTGGCTGCCGCATGCAAACGGAAAGCAGGCCGGTCTCACTTATCTCAACAAATCAGGGCAGCCCCATGCCACTTACCATCTCACCGACTACCAGAACTGTGCGTTGGCCGATCCCGACCACTCCTATGCCGGTGGCCGTATCCAGTTTGACGGGGGTAGGTGCGACGGCTGGCTTCGCGCCGCGACAAACGATTTGTTTCCCATCGGCTACTATGAGGCGAGCGACCTCAGCTTTTTGAGCCAGGCCGCGACTTACTGGACGACCTGCGATCACTATTTCGCCGCGATCCTTGCGCCCACCTATCCCAATCGTTTCTACATGCACGCCGCTCAGACCGATCGTCTCGATCAAAGCACAAATCTGTCGACGCTTCCGACAATCTGGGACCGCCTTGCCGCCGCCGGAATTGATGGCCGGTACTTCTTCAACGACGTCCCGTTTACCGCTCTCTGGGGATCGAAGTACCTGGGCATAACGCGCCCCTATGCCGAATTTCTTGCCGCGTGTGAGATCGGGATGCTTCCCCAGGTTTCTTACGTAGACCCGCGATTCATCGACGAGGCGAGTGGCACTTCCAACGACGACCATCCTCACGCGGATATTCGCAACGGCGAAGCATTTCTCAATCAGATCTACACCGCTGTAACCAGCAGCCCGGCATGGCAAAATACCCTTCTCATCATGACATTCGATGAGTGGGGCGGGTTCTTTGATCATGTAGCTCCGCCTCTTGGTCCGATCCCGGCGGCGGATGCCGCTGTGGGGAGCGATGGCCGGCTAGGGTTCCGCGTGCCTGCGCTGATCATCTCGCCCTTCGCACGAAGGCACTCGCTGGGCCGGCGCGAGTTCGATCACACCTCTCTGTTGAAGCTCATTGAATGGCGATGGAACCTCGCTCCGCTTACGGTGCGGGACGCCTCCGCAAATAATCTGGCGGCCATACTCAATTTTGACCATCCGGACTTGAACGCTCCTGTCTTTGCTGTACCCGTCGGCCCGTTTGGCGGTGTGTGCGCCTCCGGATTAACGCCCGAAGATCCCGTACCCGGCGGCGAGCAGAATGAGTGGTTCCTCATTGCGAGCCTAGCTAATCAATATGGCTTTCCGGCCGCTCAGTGA
- a CDS encoding serine/threonine-protein kinase: protein MPGIDPNRWRALSPFLEQALEMPDEERLTWLASLRTEDPALADELHRLLESSRLLASEAFLHVPLGEPFPSSGLAGRSVGAYRLISEIGRGGMGTVWLAERNDGRFERKVAIKFLNISLLGKGGGERFRQEGLILGRLTHPHIAQLIDAGVSDTGQPYLVLEHVSGDDIDRYCDERTLDVHARVRLFLDVLEAVEHAHSRHVVHRDLKPSNVLVRKDGEAKLLDFGIAKLLDIGESGNVPQLTGEAGRVLTPHYAAPEQLTGQQISASTDIFALGVLLYVLLTGRHPTAADTHAPAEFIKAVLETDPVKPSDAALGKTDDSGVAITNAARRGTTPDNLSRALSGDLDIILAKCIKKDPRERYPTVSNLADDLHSYLHSRPVSARPDSFAYRTSKYLRRHKGRVAAAFSIMMLMVIGVGVASRFYSPKSTALPQIKQRRLTANPKDLPVLSAVVSPDGAYLGYTDATGIHLQSLGTDAPVAVALPSELLNAKAKKLFAGWYPDSKRFLVALSQPEMPVSLWSISLTGNGDEKVASIDRLWGSPKVSPDGNTIAYTRVRVQTGARELWLMGSHGESPHLIQTAGPQSSFSGLAWAPGGRRLGYVYFSHSSDAREVSVKSCDLEGRNVTTAVKDLRLDGFVWTTPGRLIYSRTTDPGGTDSDKLFEMRVDEKGVPRGQPRVLTDWSGFAAFDFSSTSNGRHLAFLRGGAHITMSVAQLAPDRVGTLSWEPFNADENVNIPLAWTPDSKQVIFSSKRSDQRLIYRRNIDQKTPAQLVTKSSTMSFYLARLTPNRAALLLEGSPNGRDFALYTAEPSGENVRVLLTFQAFILYWCTGVEANFCVFGDAASATNELVITRFDPGSGEKHEALRIPVEPGTNAHLGGDYFWQLAPDGLTIAIMKRHDNWVKLVPMSGGPTKTIIMKGQSDLGELNWAPDSEALFVSALTPSGASVSRVNLDGAARPVFQDRDADYLGAIPSPDGKRLVIWSNTVEANAWMIDDFDH from the coding sequence GTGCCCGGAATTGATCCCAATCGATGGCGGGCCCTGAGTCCATTCCTGGAACAGGCGCTCGAGATGCCGGACGAGGAACGCCTGACATGGCTCGCCTCCCTTCGTACGGAAGACCCTGCATTGGCTGATGAACTGCATCGACTTCTCGAGAGCAGCAGGTTGCTGGCGTCGGAAGCGTTTCTCCACGTTCCTCTCGGAGAGCCATTCCCATCAAGTGGATTAGCTGGACGGTCGGTCGGAGCCTATCGACTGATCTCCGAAATCGGTCGCGGCGGGATGGGAACCGTCTGGTTGGCAGAACGAAATGATGGTCGATTCGAACGGAAAGTCGCCATAAAGTTTCTGAACATCTCCCTGCTCGGCAAAGGCGGCGGAGAAAGATTCAGGCAAGAGGGTCTGATTCTCGGTCGCCTCACGCATCCTCATATTGCACAGTTGATCGACGCGGGCGTGTCCGACACCGGGCAACCATACCTCGTCCTCGAGCACGTCAGCGGTGACGATATCGACCGATACTGCGATGAGAGGACCCTGGATGTTCATGCGCGCGTGCGGCTTTTCCTGGATGTGCTCGAGGCCGTTGAACACGCGCATTCCAGGCACGTAGTACATCGCGATCTCAAGCCTTCCAACGTCTTGGTCCGAAAGGATGGAGAGGCGAAGCTACTTGATTTCGGGATCGCCAAGTTGCTGGACATCGGTGAAAGCGGGAACGTGCCGCAACTCACGGGCGAAGCTGGCCGGGTACTGACTCCCCACTACGCTGCTCCCGAACAACTCACGGGTCAGCAGATTTCCGCCTCGACAGACATATTCGCATTGGGAGTGTTGCTGTACGTGTTGCTTACTGGGCGTCACCCAACTGCAGCAGACACGCATGCGCCCGCCGAATTCATCAAGGCCGTTCTGGAAACCGACCCGGTCAAGCCCTCTGATGCCGCACTGGGCAAGACTGATGATTCTGGGGTGGCAATAACCAATGCCGCTCGCCGGGGCACGACCCCCGACAACTTGAGCCGCGCGCTTAGTGGCGACCTCGATATCATCCTTGCAAAATGCATCAAGAAAGATCCGCGCGAGCGCTATCCCACAGTCTCCAACCTAGCTGATGATCTGCATAGTTATTTGCACAGTAGGCCCGTCAGTGCGCGGCCAGACTCGTTTGCCTATAGAACCAGCAAATACCTGCGCCGGCACAAGGGCCGTGTCGCCGCGGCTTTCTCCATCATGATGTTGATGGTCATCGGCGTGGGCGTTGCGAGCCGATTCTATTCTCCAAAATCCACGGCGTTGCCTCAAATTAAGCAGCGACGATTGACCGCTAATCCCAAAGACTTACCTGTACTCAGCGCCGTCGTGTCCCCTGATGGCGCGTATCTGGGTTATACAGACGCCACTGGAATCCATCTGCAATCGCTCGGGACGGACGCCCCCGTCGCAGTTGCTCTTCCCAGCGAACTGCTCAATGCCAAAGCGAAGAAGTTGTTTGCAGGATGGTATCCGGACTCCAAAAGATTTCTGGTTGCTCTCTCCCAACCGGAGATGCCGGTTTCTCTTTGGTCCATTTCGCTCACCGGGAATGGAGATGAAAAGGTCGCCTCAATCGACAGACTCTGGGGCTCGCCCAAGGTATCGCCCGATGGCAACACCATCGCGTACACCCGTGTACGCGTTCAGACTGGCGCCCGCGAACTCTGGCTGATGGGATCACACGGGGAGTCTCCCCACCTGATTCAAACCGCCGGGCCGCAGTCCAGTTTTTCCGGCCTTGCTTGGGCGCCTGGTGGACGGCGGCTTGGGTACGTCTACTTCAGTCACAGCTCAGATGCAAGAGAGGTCTCCGTGAAGAGCTGCGATCTTGAGGGCCGGAACGTGACCACCGCGGTGAAAGATCTGCGTCTGGATGGCTTTGTCTGGACCACACCGGGGCGTCTGATCTATTCACGCACGACCGATCCCGGAGGGACCGATTCCGACAAGCTTTTCGAAATGAGGGTGGATGAGAAAGGCGTACCGCGAGGGCAGCCTCGCGTTCTAACCGACTGGTCCGGTTTCGCCGCGTTTGACTTCAGCAGTACCAGCAACGGCCGGCATCTCGCGTTTCTGAGAGGTGGCGCTCATATCACGATGTCCGTCGCCCAACTGGCGCCGGACAGAGTCGGCACTCTCAGTTGGGAGCCCTTTAATGCGGACGAAAACGTCAACATCCCACTCGCGTGGACTCCAGACTCAAAGCAAGTCATCTTCTCCTCCAAACGATCGGACCAAAGGCTGATTTACAGAAGGAACATCGACCAGAAAACTCCGGCGCAGCTGGTCACGAAATCATCGACCATGAGTTTCTACCTGGCACGGCTCACACCCAATCGAGCCGCGTTGCTCTTAGAGGGATCCCCGAACGGCAGAGACTTCGCTCTCTACACTGCCGAGCCCAGCGGAGAAAACGTGCGCGTACTCCTTACCTTCCAAGCATTCATTCTGTATTGGTGCACCGGCGTCGAAGCGAACTTCTGCGTGTTTGGCGATGCGGCGTCCGCCACGAATGAGCTCGTCATCACTCGATTCGACCCCGGCTCCGGCGAAAAACATGAAGCGCTCAGAATTCCCGTCGAGCCCGGTACAAACGCTCATCTCGGCGGAGACTACTTCTGGCAACTCGCACCCGACGGCCTGACCATCGCGATCATGAAGCGGCATGATAATTGGGTGAAACTTGTGCCGATGAGTGGCGGCCCCACGAAGACGATCATCATGAAGGGCCAGAGCGATCTCGGCGAACTGAACTGGGCGCCTGATTCTGAGGCACTGTTTGTCTCGGCCTTGACACCCTCCGGCGCGTCCGTCTCCCGTGTCAATTTAGACGGTGCAGCTCGGCCCGTCTTTCAGGATCGCGACGCAGACTACCTAGGGGCCATACCTTCGCCGGATGGCAAGCGACTTGTAATCTGGTCCAACACTGTCGAGGCGAACGCCTGGATGATCGATGATTTTGACCACTGA
- a CDS encoding PQQ-binding-like beta-propeller repeat protein, which translates to MKSTRGHNNLVIVAGSSDHLWALDAETGELAWKVDSKLREPRPANCDWLCPNALNATPVIDPNKSRVQQLHQQPK; encoded by the coding sequence GTGAAGTCTACGCGGGGTCACAACAATCTCGTCATCGTGGCAGGCAGCTCGGATCACCTTTGGGCCTTGGACGCCGAAACTGGCGAGCTAGCGTGGAAGGTGGATTCCAAGCTGCGTGAACCACGGCCCGCGAATTGCGATTGGCTCTGCCCTAATGCTCTGAACGCTACTCCGGTGATCGATCCGAACAAGTCGCGCGTACAACAGCTTCATCAACAGCCCAAATAG
- a CDS encoding AraC family ligand binding domain-containing protein, producing MAEAAPGDVICMNPGEVHDGAAIDREPRKWRMIYLDPEAAEEEIGEDFKGGIETTRP from the coding sequence GTGGCAGAAGCAGCTCCAGGAGATGTGATCTGCATGAATCCCGGCGAGGTACACGATGGCGCCGCCATCGATAGGGAGCCGCGCAAATGGAGGATGATCTATCTCGACCCAGAAGCGGCGGAAGAAGAGATCGGTGAGGACTTCAAAGGTGGAATCGAAACAACGCGTCCGTAA
- a CDS encoding NmrA family NAD(P)-binding protein, with the protein MLIVFGASGHIGNALCTRLLAQGKQVLALTRDAQRAEQFVKRGAEAAIIDVQDTDGLRSVLRRGKRAFLLNPPAPVSSDTDKEEHRTARAILQALQGVSLEKVVLQSTYGAQPGDYIGDLSVLFELEQGLRRQSTPLSILRAAYYMSNWDQMLTPAKQGKLLTMFPADFRLPMVAPDDIAAAAAELLTAPPEPYAIHYVEGPDMYTPSDVAKAFSASLERSVELDVIPREKWEQTFLNLGFSPEAALSFRRMTALTIDSGPEKPRSPRKGRTSLQVYVRDLIIRSEMKSK; encoded by the coding sequence ATGTTGATCGTTTTTGGAGCTTCAGGTCACATCGGCAATGCATTGTGCACGCGCTTATTAGCGCAAGGCAAACAGGTACTCGCCCTCACTCGCGACGCACAGAGGGCTGAGCAGTTCGTGAAGCGCGGAGCGGAAGCGGCAATCATTGACGTTCAGGATACAGACGGATTGCGTTCGGTTCTGCGCAGAGGTAAAAGAGCTTTTCTCCTCAACCCTCCTGCTCCGGTCTCTTCCGACACCGACAAAGAGGAACATCGAACCGCAAGAGCTATTCTCCAAGCGCTCCAGGGAGTTTCTCTCGAAAAGGTGGTTCTTCAGTCTACCTATGGTGCGCAGCCTGGAGATTACATCGGAGATCTGAGCGTCTTGTTCGAACTTGAGCAGGGTCTCCGGCGACAATCGACTCCGCTCTCTATACTGCGAGCCGCGTACTACATGAGCAACTGGGATCAGATGCTCACGCCAGCGAAACAGGGAAAACTGCTGACGATGTTTCCTGCTGATTTTCGCCTTCCCATGGTCGCTCCGGATGACATCGCAGCCGCCGCGGCGGAATTGTTAACTGCGCCGCCGGAACCATATGCAATTCACTACGTTGAGGGACCAGACATGTACACACCCTCCGACGTAGCGAAGGCTTTCAGCGCATCGCTCGAGCGAAGCGTCGAATTGGATGTGATCCCTCGCGAAAAATGGGAACAGACGTTTCTTAATCTTGGCTTCTCGCCAGAAGCGGCTCTGTCTTTTCGCCGAATGACGGCGTTAACGATCGACAGCGGCCCTGAGAAACCACGGTCACCCCGCAAAGGGCGAACTAGCCTGCAGGTTTACGTTAGAGATCTCATCATTCGTTCTGAAATGAAGAGCAAATGA
- a CDS encoding dienelactone hydrolase family protein, protein MRPESTAILLFHGLAPIPTDVRPGLKVQTHLAEVDPFVSAEQRALWAESAQAADLWIENHSYSDTGHFFTDSNSIDYNAPASELAWKRALDFLDRL, encoded by the coding sequence GTGCGACCTGAGAGCACAGCAATTCTCCTGTTCCATGGCCTTGCTCCGATCCCGACGGATGTTCGGCCTGGGTTAAAGGTGCAGACCCATTTGGCGGAGGTCGATCCGTTCGTTTCCGCCGAACAAAGAGCCCTATGGGCTGAATCGGCACAAGCGGCTGACCTCTGGATCGAGAACCATAGCTATTCAGATACAGGCCATTTCTTTACAGATTCCAACTCGATCGACTACAACGCCCCTGCCTCGGAACTCGCATGGAAACGAGCCTTAGATTTTCTGGATCGACTGTGA
- a CDS encoding response regulator, which translates to MMLRSESRALRVLIVDHQEAIAETLAMIVKGNGHSACIAHSAEQATGIFPEFRPEVVISDVMLPGMDGVQFAAWLKDRDPNCAVLLISGHPDTSELCNQLDTPRPRFSRSRFTRANF; encoded by the coding sequence ATGATGCTGCGTTCCGAATCCCGGGCCCTCCGCGTTCTTATCGTTGACCACCAAGAAGCCATCGCGGAAACGCTCGCCATGATTGTGAAGGGCAACGGCCACTCCGCCTGCATTGCCCACAGCGCAGAGCAAGCGACAGGAATATTCCCAGAGTTCCGTCCTGAGGTGGTTATCTCAGACGTGATGCTGCCCGGGATGGATGGTGTCCAGTTCGCCGCTTGGCTCAAAGACCGCGACCCGAATTGCGCCGTGCTGCTCATCTCCGGCCACCCTGACACCAGCGAGCTGTGCAATCAACTGGACACACCACGCCCCAGGTTCTCGCGAAGCCGTTTCACCCGAGCGAACTTCTGA
- a CDS encoding type II toxin-antitoxin system HipA family toxin, with amino-acid sequence MIKVWTDGAEAGLLDRSGQRGTTFLYQPGAPEPRAVSVTMPMRLASWDISYGIAPIFEMNLPEGVLRERLRLAFAKAIGTFDDYDLLGIVGRSQVGRIRYTGQEESLAEDVPFQSVDEILSRRRQGNLFHHLLDKFASFSGISGVQPKFLIRDEDAFSKAAFNGARLSESYRGATHIVKFWEEREYPQLAANEYFCLRVAEKCGLDVPPYRLAEDGAALVVDRFDLRADGSYRGFEDFCVLNGKGTDKKYSGSYETSILKRFAQFANSPRVNTDLEKLFTLIALSCALRNGDAHLKNFGIVYDDVLNEARLAPVYDLVTTSVYIPKDGMALTLNGSTRWPTARELQLLGETRAACTPAQVRGVLSRIAEAIEETSSQVQKYIKNHAAFADVGEGMLKEWRRGIAESLIPRPS; translated from the coding sequence ATGATCAAAGTCTGGACCGACGGCGCTGAAGCCGGCTTGCTTGATCGCTCCGGACAGCGCGGCACCACATTTCTCTATCAACCCGGAGCCCCTGAGCCACGCGCCGTCTCTGTGACGATGCCCATGCGCCTAGCTTCATGGGACATCTCGTATGGAATCGCACCCATTTTCGAGATGAACCTTCCCGAAGGTGTACTGAGAGAACGCTTGCGTCTTGCTTTTGCGAAAGCAATCGGGACATTCGACGACTACGATCTGCTGGGCATTGTTGGCCGATCACAGGTGGGCCGCATTCGCTATACCGGGCAGGAAGAATCTCTCGCTGAGGACGTTCCCTTCCAGTCCGTGGACGAAATCCTCTCTCGTCGACGCCAAGGTAATCTCTTTCACCACCTCTTGGACAAGTTCGCTTCCTTCTCGGGCATCAGTGGCGTTCAGCCAAAGTTCTTGATCCGGGATGAAGATGCCTTTTCAAAAGCTGCATTCAATGGAGCGCGTCTGTCCGAAAGCTATCGCGGCGCGACACATATCGTGAAGTTCTGGGAGGAGCGAGAGTATCCGCAACTCGCAGCAAACGAGTACTTCTGTTTGAGAGTCGCTGAGAAGTGTGGCCTTGATGTACCGCCTTACCGACTCGCAGAGGATGGTGCGGCACTTGTCGTCGATCGATTCGATCTCCGGGCCGACGGCAGCTATCGAGGGTTCGAGGACTTCTGCGTCCTCAATGGCAAGGGGACTGACAAGAAGTACAGTGGCAGCTACGAGACTTCAATACTTAAGCGATTCGCACAATTTGCCAATTCGCCGCGTGTCAATACCGACCTGGAAAAGCTATTCACCCTTATCGCACTCAGCTGCGCCCTCCGCAACGGAGATGCTCACCTCAAGAACTTCGGCATCGTGTATGACGATGTTCTCAACGAAGCTCGCCTCGCTCCCGTGTATGACCTCGTGACAACATCGGTTTACATCCCAAAGGACGGGATGGCTCTGACGTTGAACGGAAGCACGCGTTGGCCCACCGCTCGAGAGCTTCAATTGCTCGGCGAAACTCGCGCAGCCTGTACTCCTGCTCAGGTAAGAGGTGTGCTGTCACGCATTGCGGAGGCTATCGAGGAAACTTCCTCGCAGGTGCAGAAGTACATCAAGAATCACGCCGCATTCGCTGATGTTGGCGAGGGGATGCTCAAAGAGTGGCGTAGAGGTATCGCGGAGTCGTTGATCCCTCGCCCCTCATAG
- a CDS encoding helix-turn-helix domain-containing protein, whose product MLPLIQIGEIVATKRRALGLSQATLAKQARVGHSTLDALENGRIGELGYSKITRILTALSLELTIQEAANHRPTLEELMEEDRDDQSLDRRR is encoded by the coding sequence GTGCTGCCCTTGATTCAGATCGGCGAGATCGTTGCTACGAAACGTAGAGCGCTTGGTTTGAGCCAGGCTACGCTCGCTAAACAGGCGAGAGTCGGCCATTCAACACTGGACGCATTGGAGAATGGCCGAATTGGCGAGCTCGGTTATTCGAAAATAACCAGAATTCTTACAGCACTCAGCCTTGAGCTGACGATCCAGGAAGCAGCGAACCACCGCCCCACTCTGGAAGAGTTGATGGAAGAGGACCGCGATGATCAAAGTCTGGACCGACGGCGCTGA
- a CDS encoding BrnA antitoxin family protein, translating to MDVNKVARAIEVDAGHALPGLRESLAQANSGRFQHVHTPEQIVERRRGRRMGRRGELAKEVVTIWLDTDLIAVLHASGDGWQTRVNDTLRASLSLCGKIAPS from the coding sequence ATGGATGTAAACAAAGTAGCCCGTGCAATCGAAGTAGATGCTGGGCACGCGTTGCCAGGGCTACGTGAGTCGCTGGCACAAGCGAACAGTGGCCGGTTTCAGCACGTTCATACGCCTGAGCAGATCGTAGAACGCCGTCGCGGTCGCCGCATGGGAAGAAGAGGGGAGCTAGCTAAAGAGGTGGTCACAATCTGGTTGGATACCGATCTGATCGCTGTACTCCATGCAAGCGGCGACGGATGGCAAACGCGCGTCAATGATACGCTGCGCGCCTCTTTGTCTTTGTGTGGAAAGATCGCTCCCTCGTAA
- a CDS encoding autotransporter outer membrane beta-barrel domain-containing protein yields MKVVLSLIAALLLSYSLSAEQGDPQWSGAVPRMLNFSGKALGEQRQPISGVNSFSLAIYKDQFSADPLWCETQNATVDVEGNYSVQLGAASRDGLPVELFSSAEPRWLGVSVNGGSEQPRVLLLSVPYAFRAADAQTLGGYPASAFLLAGSNAAAGAAGSSNALPKVASTAPLPVTTSGGKPNALARFDGRSDIANSQVFDTGTNVGIGTSVPSVKLDVNGATVIRGAFRLAPTGTATVAAGNASQPQRFSASSFNSATSAADLQTFQWQAEPTGNNTATPSASMSLLFGSATATPAETGLSISSNGIIQFAAGQTFPGSSGSGTLTSVGLSAPASDFVVSGSPVTTNGTLNFQWLVPPSDQNVPGSIVKRDAYGRFSADTVNAVTAVNSAQISGINSNPVNYYLSPIVGVNQSYGDTEGIGVAGVAQSQRGAGVFGRNTGGGPAVHGETGTVSGQGVWGESFASQISPSGFGPDGVDGFSHSPLGSGVAAVNYSNGDGLFAQSNGGFAAYFLGDVYVDGNLSKAGGSFKIDHPLDPANKYLYHSFVESPEMMNIYNGIATTDGQGLAVVQMPEWFEALNRDFRYQLTPIGQFAQAIIAGKIEHNTFTIQTDKPNVEVSWQVTGVRHDAWANANRILVEEMKIGKERGLYLHPELFGEPAERSIAASRHAMAADVKKGELRTRPLTSGDRR; encoded by the coding sequence GTGAAAGTCGTCTTGAGCTTGATTGCAGCTTTACTGCTTTCTTATTCACTGAGTGCAGAGCAAGGAGATCCGCAATGGAGCGGTGCCGTGCCGCGGATGTTGAACTTCTCGGGGAAGGCGCTGGGTGAGCAACGCCAACCCATCTCAGGCGTCAACAGCTTCAGCCTTGCCATTTACAAGGATCAGTTTAGTGCCGATCCACTGTGGTGCGAGACGCAGAACGCCACCGTAGATGTCGAGGGCAACTACAGCGTACAACTGGGTGCGGCCAGCCGTGATGGTTTGCCGGTGGAGCTATTCAGCTCGGCAGAGCCCCGCTGGCTTGGCGTGAGCGTGAACGGAGGCAGCGAGCAGCCGCGCGTTCTGCTGCTCAGCGTGCCGTACGCGTTCAGAGCGGCCGACGCGCAGACGCTGGGCGGGTATCCGGCATCGGCTTTCTTGCTGGCGGGGTCAAATGCAGCTGCCGGCGCTGCTGGTTCATCGAACGCATTGCCTAAGGTTGCATCGACAGCACCGTTGCCCGTGACTACCAGCGGAGGCAAACCTAATGCTTTGGCAAGATTTGATGGGCGCTCTGACATCGCCAACTCCCAGGTCTTCGACACTGGAACGAATGTAGGCATTGGTACCAGCGTGCCCTCAGTGAAGCTGGACGTGAATGGCGCCACCGTTATCCGCGGTGCCTTCCGACTCGCGCCCACCGGCACAGCGACGGTAGCGGCCGGCAACGCCTCGCAGCCGCAGAGATTCAGCGCTTCGTCATTCAACAGCGCCACGAGTGCTGCAGACTTGCAGACTTTTCAGTGGCAGGCGGAGCCAACCGGGAATAACACCGCAACTCCCTCCGCATCGATGTCCCTTTTGTTCGGCTCTGCGACCGCGACGCCGGCAGAAACTGGCCTATCGATCTCCAGCAATGGAATCATCCAATTTGCGGCTGGGCAGACCTTTCCGGGCAGTAGCGGAAGCGGCACGCTAACCAGCGTGGGGCTTAGCGCTCCGGCCTCTGATTTCGTGGTGAGCGGCTCTCCTGTGACCACCAACGGAACGCTGAATTTCCAGTGGCTGGTTCCGCCAAGCGATCAGAATGTGCCCGGCAGCATAGTCAAACGCGACGCGTATGGCCGGTTCAGCGCGGATACTGTCAACGCGGTCACAGCCGTCAACTCGGCACAGATCAGCGGCATCAACAGCAACCCGGTGAACTACTATCTTTCACCCATCGTCGGAGTGAATCAATCCTATGGTGATACCGAGGGCATTGGCGTGGCCGGAGTCGCCCAGTCCCAGCGGGGAGCGGGCGTGTTCGGGCGCAACACCGGCGGGGGCCCCGCCGTGCACGGCGAAACCGGAACCGTCAGTGGGCAGGGTGTCTGGGGCGAGAGCTTCGCAAGTCAAATCTCCCCGAGCGGATTCGGTCCGGACGGAGTTGATGGTTTTTCGCACAGCCCATTGGGATCGGGCGTGGCGGCCGTCAACTATTCAAACGGAGATGGACTCTTCGCGCAGAGCAACGGTGGATTCGCCGCATACTTTCTTGGCGACGTGTACGTGGACGGTAACCTCTCCAAGGCTGGCGGTTCCTTCAAAATTGATCACCCGCTCGATCCCGCAAACAAATACCTTTACCACTCGTTTGTCGAGTCGCCGGAGATGATGAATATCTACAACGGCATCGCAACGACGGATGGGCAGGGACTAGCCGTAGTGCAGATGCCGGAGTGGTTCGAAGCTCTGAACCGTGACTTCCGTTACCAACTCACTCCAATTGGCCAGTTCGCGCAGGCGATCATCGCCGGCAAAATAGAGCACAACACTTTCACCATTCAAACGGACAAGCCCAACGTTGAAGTTTCCTGGCAGGTAACCGGAGTCCGCCATGACGCATGGGCCAATGCAAACCGCATTCTCGTGGAAGAGATGAAAATCGGCAAGGAGCGCGGCTTGTACTTGCATCCTGAGCTCTTCGGCGAGCCTGCCGAGCGTTCCATCGCGGCTTCTCGCCATGCCATGGCCGCAGACGTGAAGAAGGGAGAACTCCGTACCCGGCCGCTTACCTCGGGTGATCGGCGCTGA